In one Methanobrevibacter arboriphilus genomic region, the following are encoded:
- a CDS encoding 4Fe-4S dicluster domain-containing protein yields MEKILVQPDLCNGCLDCESACCGLYGTSRINIREIEGTYYPIICQQCEDAPCKAICPTEAIIGKGVEEDKCIACGLCMMVCPFGAVSVEDKKAQKCNQCEDRDGGPACIKACSKRAISLIDIDKIKLQKQKEHLSKLAGTSKPKAKGIVSILTSNSRSSRSFKD; encoded by the coding sequence TTGGAAAAAATATTAGTACAACCAGATTTATGTAATGGTTGTTTAGACTGTGAAAGTGCTTGTTGCGGACTTTATGGAACTTCCAGAATAAACATTAGAGAAATTGAAGGGACATACTATCCAATAATATGTCAACAGTGTGAAGATGCTCCTTGTAAAGCAATATGTCCAACAGAAGCTATTATAGGAAAAGGAGTTGAAGAAGATAAGTGTATAGCTTGTGGACTTTGTATGATGGTTTGTCCATTTGGAGCTGTAAGTGTAGAAGATAAGAAAGCTCAAAAATGTAATCAATGCGAAGATAGAGATGGTGGTCCTGCTTGTATTAAAGCATGTTCTAAAAGAGCTATTTCACTAATCGATATTGATAAAATTAAACTTCAAAAACAAAAAGAACATTTATCAAAATTAGCTGGAACATCAAAACCTAAAGCTAAAGGCATTGTAAGTATACTAACTAGTAATTCAAGATCTAGTAGGTCTTTTAAGGATTAA
- the porD gene encoding pyruvate synthase subunit PorD has product MDSVGGAVKTPGSTRNNKTGSWRTFKPILDKEKCIDCDNCIMFCPEGCINKDHDIDYDYCKGCGICEVECPVKAIKMERE; this is encoded by the coding sequence ATGGATTCTGTTGGAGGAGCTGTAAAAACCCCTGGAAGTACTAGAAATAATAAAACAGGAAGTTGGAGAACATTTAAACCTATTCTTGATAAAGAAAAGTGTATTGATTGTGATAACTGTATTATGTTCTGTCCAGAAGGATGTATAAATAAAGATCATGATATAGATTATGATTATTGTAAAGGTTGCGGGATATGTGAAGTAGAATGCCCAGTGAAAGCGATCAAGATGGAAAGAGAATAA
- the porA gene encoding pyruvate synthase subunit PorA, whose protein sequence is MTKKVMTANRAVSEAVKLAKPKVIPVYPITPQTSISEYLAQFVADGDIDAEYIRVESEHSAISAAVGACGAGVRVFTATSSQGLMLMHEILFAAAGMRMPIVMADANRAISAPLSIWNDQQDSIAQRDSGWMQIYVENGQDALDSILMAYKTSENNKVLLPSMVCLDGFILTHTVEPVEIPSQEQVDKFLPEYKPEHAFLNPEAPMSLGTLTDPDYYMEARYQIEEAMENSLKVIEKTNQEFEEIFGRKYDLVEEYKCEDAEIIIVAMGSICSTVRVCVDEMRDRGEKVGLLKIRVYRPFPQEQIQKAVQNAKKVAVLDKNISFGVGGALYNDIKAKIDIEAYDFIIGLGGRDITPNYIEEVVEKTKNPEKDVTWIGLKE, encoded by the coding sequence ATGACAAAAAAAGTTATGACAGCTAACAGAGCAGTTTCTGAAGCTGTAAAATTAGCTAAACCAAAAGTTATTCCTGTTTATCCTATCACTCCACAAACATCAATTTCAGAATATCTTGCACAATTTGTAGCTGATGGAGATATTGATGCAGAATATATTAGAGTTGAATCAGAACATAGTGCTATAAGTGCTGCTGTTGGAGCATGTGGAGCAGGAGTAAGAGTCTTTACAGCCACTTCATCCCAAGGATTAATGTTAATGCATGAAATATTGTTTGCTGCTGCAGGAATGAGGATGCCAATAGTGATGGCTGATGCAAACAGAGCAATATCTGCACCATTAAGTATTTGGAATGACCAACAAGATTCCATAGCACAAAGAGATTCTGGATGGATGCAAATCTATGTTGAAAATGGACAAGATGCTCTTGACTCTATACTTATGGCATATAAAACATCAGAAAATAATAAAGTATTATTACCATCTATGGTATGCTTAGATGGGTTTATATTAACCCATACAGTAGAACCTGTAGAAATCCCTAGCCAAGAACAAGTAGATAAATTCCTTCCAGAATATAAACCAGAACATGCATTTTTAAATCCAGAAGCACCAATGTCACTTGGAACATTAACAGATCCAGATTATTATATGGAAGCAAGATATCAAATTGAAGAAGCCATGGAAAACTCTTTAAAAGTAATTGAAAAAACAAACCAAGAGTTTGAAGAAATATTTGGAAGAAAATATGATCTTGTTGAAGAATACAAATGTGAAGATGCTGAAATCATTATAGTTGCTATGGGATCAATTTGTAGTACAGTAAGAGTTTGTGTTGATGAAATGAGGGATCGTGGCGAAAAAGTTGGACTTTTAAAAATAAGAGTTTATAGACCATTCCCACAAGAACAAATACAAAAAGCAGTGCAAAATGCTAAAAAAGTTGCAGTACTTGATAAAAATATTTCTTTCGGTGTTGGTGGAGCATTGTACAATGATATCAAAGCAAAAATTGATATTGAAGCATATGATTTCATCATAGGGCTTGGAGGAAGAGATATAACACCGAATTATATTGAAGAAGTAGTTGAAAAAACTAAAAACCCTGAAAAAGATGTTACTTGGATTGGTTTAAAAGAATAA
- a CDS encoding dihydropteroate synthase-like protein produces the protein MTILIVTGNLAYSSVEKVASESDREVIVHLADSQIAAFLTPRMIIKELKNNYEEELNNGSIDLIITPGLMRKSTDEISESLNIPTFKGPTDGADIGMVLDLIDDLKLSTSKPADKLIEEEKRKKAIKLINEFESDIQNRKKLLEKPNNILVGNLTVGEDFPMRILAEIANAPILTKEELIRKCEYFLINGADMIDIGMVAGEDFSDKIPDMITTLRPIVGNKALSIDTLNPKEISVAIENGIDLVLSIDLGNYKEVLPLLKKYNVPAVALPTNFSEEKVPHTVDERVNSMIELAKICIDADVQIIADLILDPVNSSSIVDSILACRKYHEKMKEPMFFGVGNVNELVDTDSVGVNALLSGIAMELGASILFTPEESGKTLGSVYELAISSKMMFLAKQRGSIPKDLGINLILYKDKKKRKDIYEDYENSDFDVPLEKATESVRFILDPAGSFKIRVEHAIDPRNSKIIVTHFKKTIPDLTIEGRYVKEIYDELVRQGIVTRLEHAAYLGSELQKAEIAMITGKEYVQDFDLFKRSLDLN, from the coding sequence ATGACAATACTTATTGTAACTGGAAATTTAGCATATTCTTCAGTTGAAAAAGTTGCTTCAGAGTCTGATAGGGAAGTTATTGTCCATTTAGCCGATTCACAAATAGCTGCGTTTTTGACTCCAAGAATGATAATTAAAGAATTGAAAAATAACTATGAAGAAGAGTTAAATAATGGTTCTATTGATCTTATTATCACTCCAGGACTTATGAGGAAATCTACTGATGAAATATCTGAATCTTTAAACATTCCAACATTTAAAGGACCAACCGATGGGGCAGATATTGGGATGGTATTAGATCTGATTGACGACTTAAAACTTTCAACTTCTAAACCTGCAGATAAATTAATTGAAGAAGAAAAAAGAAAAAAAGCTATTAAATTAATAAATGAATTTGAATCAGATATTCAAAACAGAAAAAAGTTGCTTGAAAAGCCTAATAATATATTAGTTGGAAATTTAACGGTTGGCGAAGATTTTCCAATGAGAATTTTAGCTGAAATAGCTAATGCACCTATTTTAACTAAAGAAGAACTTATCAGAAAATGTGAGTACTTTTTGATAAATGGTGCAGACATGATTGATATTGGGATGGTAGCTGGAGAAGATTTTTCAGATAAGATCCCTGATATGATAACCACACTACGCCCTATTGTTGGAAATAAAGCTCTTAGTATTGATACATTGAATCCAAAAGAAATTTCTGTGGCTATTGAAAATGGAATTGATTTGGTTCTTAGTATTGATTTAGGAAACTATAAAGAAGTTCTGCCTCTTTTAAAAAAATATAATGTTCCTGCTGTAGCATTACCAACTAACTTTAGTGAGGAAAAAGTTCCACACACAGTTGATGAAAGAGTAAATTCTATGATAGAGTTAGCTAAAATATGTATTGATGCAGATGTTCAAATAATAGCTGATTTGATTTTAGATCCTGTTAATAGTAGTAGTATTGTTGATTCAATTTTAGCTTGTAGGAAATATCATGAAAAAATGAAAGAACCAATGTTTTTTGGAGTTGGAAATGTTAATGAACTTGTGGACACTGATTCTGTTGGCGTAAATGCTCTACTTTCTGGAATAGCTATGGAACTTGGAGCTAGTATTCTTTTCACTCCTGAAGAAAGTGGAAAAACTCTTGGAAGCGTTTATGAATTAGCTATTTCTAGTAAAATGATGTTTTTAGCTAAGCAAAGAGGATCTATTCCTAAAGATCTTGGTATTAATCTTATTTTATATAAAGATAAAAAGAAAAGAAAAGATATTTATGAAGATTACGAGAATTCTGATTTTGATGTTCCATTAGAAAAAGCAACAGAATCTGTTCGGTTTATTCTTGATCCTGCAGGAAGTTTTAAGATTAGGGTTGAGCATGCTATCGACCCTAGAAACAGTAAAATTATTGTTACTCACTTTAAAAAAACAATCCCTGACTTGACTATCGAAGGAAGATATGTGAAAGAGATTTATGATGAGTTGGTAAGACAAGGAATTGTTACAAGATTGGAACATGCTGCTTATTTAGGTTCTGAGCTTCAAAAAGCAGAAATTGCTATGATTACAGGTAAAGAATATGTTCAAGACTTTGATCTATTTAAAAGATCGCTTGATTTAAACTGA
- the porB gene encoding pyruvate synthase subunit PorB, with translation MKLPEEELLAPGHRGCAGCGATIGVRLALKALGRNTVAISATGCLEVITTPFPETAWEIPWIHVAFENAGAVASGVESALKAQGKTDVNVVAFGGDGGTADIGMQSLSGAMERGHNMIYICYDNEAYMNTGIQRSASTPYGASTTTSPHGKDSFGEDKPKKNVPLIMAAHGVPYVATASIAYPEDFMRKVKKASEVDGPAYIHLNQPCTTGWGYSPSKTIELGRLAVETGSWALYEIENGDFKLTYKPQDRKPVNEFLNAQKRFKHLSDEEKERIQDYVDNQCAELGIK, from the coding sequence ATGAAATTACCTGAAGAAGAACTTTTAGCACCAGGACACAGAGGTTGTGCTGGTTGTGGAGCTACCATAGGAGTAAGGTTAGCATTAAAAGCATTAGGTAGGAATACTGTAGCTATTTCAGCTACTGGTTGTTTAGAAGTTATTACAACTCCTTTCCCTGAAACTGCATGGGAAATACCTTGGATACATGTAGCTTTTGAAAATGCTGGTGCTGTTGCATCTGGTGTTGAAAGTGCACTTAAAGCTCAAGGAAAAACAGATGTTAATGTAGTAGCTTTTGGTGGTGATGGAGGAACTGCAGACATAGGTATGCAATCATTATCAGGAGCCATGGAGAGAGGACATAACATGATATATATCTGTTATGATAATGAAGCTTATATGAATACTGGAATTCAAAGAAGTGCTTCTACACCTTATGGTGCATCTACTACAACTTCCCCACATGGAAAAGATAGTTTTGGAGAAGATAAACCTAAAAAAAATGTTCCTCTTATTATGGCAGCACATGGCGTACCATATGTAGCTACAGCTTCAATTGCATACCCTGAAGATTTTATGAGAAAGGTTAAAAAAGCATCTGAAGTTGATGGTCCGGCTTACATACATTTAAATCAACCATGTACCACTGGTTGGGGATATAGTCCTTCAAAAACTATTGAACTTGGAAGGTTAGCTGTTGAAACAGGTTCTTGGGCATTATACGAAATTGAAAATGGTGACTTCAAGTTAACATATAAACCACAGGATAGAAAACCTGTAAATGAATTTTTAAATGCTCAAAAAAGGTTTAAACATCTTTCAGATGAAGAAAAAGAAAGAATACAAGATTATGTTGATAATCAATGTGCAGAATTAGGAATAAAATAA
- the porC gene encoding pyruvate synthase subunit PorC produces MIEIRFHGRGGQGAVTAAEILAKAAFEDGKFSQAFPFFGVERRGAPVMAFTRIDDKPIQIRYQVQNPDYVVVLDDGLLDVVNVFSGIKNDSSIIINTNKEENLEKNKDKEIYNIDATGIALENLGVPIVNTIMLGSFAKKSGEVSLESIIKVIKETFPGKLGDKNSKAAEIAYNQI; encoded by the coding sequence ATGATTGAAATTCGTTTTCACGGCCGTGGAGGACAAGGTGCCGTTACCGCAGCAGAGATATTAGCAAAGGCTGCATTCGAAGATGGGAAATTTTCACAAGCATTTCCGTTCTTTGGAGTAGAAAGACGGGGCGCTCCTGTTATGGCTTTCACAAGAATTGATGATAAACCTATACAAATAAGATATCAAGTTCAAAATCCTGATTATGTGGTTGTCCTTGACGATGGATTGTTAGATGTTGTAAATGTCTTTTCTGGAATAAAAAATGACAGTTCTATAATTATAAACACAAATAAAGAAGAAAACCTAGAAAAAAATAAGGACAAAGAAATTTATAATATTGATGCAACAGGAATTGCTTTAGAAAATCTAGGAGTTCCTATTGTAAATACTATTATGTTAGGATCATTTGCAAAAAAAAGTGGCGAAGTGTCTCTTGAGTCTATTATTAAAGTTATAAAAGAAACTTTTCCTGGAAAACTTGGAGATAAAAATTCAAAGGCCGCTGAAATTGCTTATAATCAAATTTAA